The proteins below come from a single Myxocyprinus asiaticus isolate MX2 ecotype Aquarium Trade chromosome 28, UBuf_Myxa_2, whole genome shotgun sequence genomic window:
- the LOC127418633 gene encoding zinc finger protein 239-like — protein MEVKEEHQELNEVEEKDHDCITEEKSLSCSKTKKNGKSFSHSEILKTQERIHTGEKHYKCSHCEKSFTQSESLKTHQRIHTGEKPYKCSHCEKSFTRADSLKSHKRIHTGEKPYKCSHCEKSFTRPDSLKSHERIHTGEKPYKCSHCEKSFTLSASLKTHKRIHTGEKPYKCSHCGKSFTLSQNMKTHERIHTGEKPYKCSHCGKSFTLLQNMKTHERIHTGEKPYKCSHCGKSFTHSHNMKTHERIHTGEKPYHCSICGKSFSEAKTLWKHEKKNCQSSHIKKKKTSSGPTMSSK, from the coding sequence atggaagtgaaagaggaacatcaagaactgaatgaagtggaagAGAAAGATCATGATTGCATTACTGAAGAAAAATCTTTGAGTTGCTCAAAGACTAAAAAGAATGGAAAGAGTTTCTCTCATTCAGAAATCCTGAAAACACaagagagaatccatactggagagaaacattacaagtgctcacactgtgaaaagagtttcactcagtcagaaaGCTTGAAAACACAtcagagaatccatactggagagaaaccttacaagtgctcacactgtgaaaaaagTTTCACTCGAGCAGACAGCTTGAAATCAcacaagagaatccatactggagagaaaccttacaagtgctcacactgtgaaaagagtttcactcggccAGACAGCTTGAAatcacatgagagaatccatactggagagaaaccttacaagtgctcacactgtgaaaagagtttcactctgtcagcaagcctgaaaacacacaagagaatccatactggagagaaaccatacaagtgctcacactgtggaaagagtttcactctgtcacaaaacatgaaaacacacgagagaatccatactggagaaaaaccatacaagtgctcacactgtggaaagagtttcactctgttacaaaacatgaaaacgcacgagagaatccatactggagagaaaccatacaagtgctcacactgtggaaagagtttcactcattcacacaacatgaaaacacatgaaagaatccatactggagaaaaaccataccaCTGTTCTatatgtggaaaaagtttcagtgaagCAAAAACTCTTTGGAAACATGAAAAAAAGAATTGCCAAAGTAGtcacattaagaaaaaaaaaacatcttcaggTCCAACGATGTCAAGTAAATAG
- the LOC127418623 gene encoding gastrula zinc finger protein XlCGF7.1-like isoform X6, whose translation MEVKEKHEELNEVEEKRHDFITGEKSLSGSKNKNNFSPKNPQRAAKKSFTCSQCGKIFTCKSHLKRHMRVHSGEKPYTCHQCGKSFTLKGNLNTHMRVHTGEKPYTCHQCGKIFAYSDHLKNHLRFHSGERPFECDKCGKTFVLPQYLKTHLKTHTNEKPYKCSFCGKSFVCLSYFKGHQKIHTGVGAHMCFECGKTFIIASNLKEHQRIHTGEKPYKCSHCEKSFSKSQNMKAHERIHTGEKLYHCSSCGKRFISASSLRKHVKKNCPHSHSKQESSSGPMISSK comes from the coding sequence atggaagtgaaagagaaacatgaagagctgaatgaagtggaggagaaacggcatgatttcataactggagaaaaatctttgagtggctcaaagaataaaaataatttttcaccaaaaaatcctcAAAGAGCAGCCAAAAaatctttcacctgctctcagtgtggaaagatttTCACATGTAAAAGCCATCTTAAAAGACACATGAGAGTTCATAGTGGAGAAaagccttacacatgccatcagtgtggaaagagtttcacacttAAAGGCAATCTTAATACACACATGAGAGTTCATACTGGTGAGAAgccttacacgtgccatcagtgtgggaagatTTTTGCATATTCAGACCATCTCAAGAATCATCTTCGCTTTCACTCTGGAGAAAGACCATttgaatgtgataagtgtgggaAAACATTTGTTCTGCCGCAATACCTAAAAACACACCTGAAAACtcacacaaatgagaagccttacaagtgttcattttgtggaaagagttttgtttGCCTGTCCTATTTTAAAGggcaccagaaaatacataccgGTGTGGGAgctcatatgtgctttgaatgtggaaAGACCTTTATTATAGCCAGCAACTTGAAAGagcaccaaagaattcatactggagagaaaccatacaagtgctcacattgtgaaaagagtttcagtaAGTCACAAAACATGAaagcacatgagagaattcatactggagaaaaactttACCACTGCTCTTCATGTGGGAAAAGATTCATCTCAGCAAGTTCTTTACGGAAACATGTCAAAAAGAATTGCCCACATAGTCACAGCAAGCAAGAATCATCTTCTGGTCCAATGATATCAAGTAAATAG